From a region of the Vanrija pseudolonga chromosome 2, complete sequence genome:
- the erg25 gene encoding Methylsterol monooxygenase — MAAAYDVAIDYVQKFAPGIAEQLVRSNATAAQNALYPGIDLSSLSYFERLWADYYIYMGNAILATGVMSFVLHEVVYFGRAIPWLIIDALPFFRKWKIQQNKTVSTEQIWKCTKVVLLTHFTCEAPLIWLFHPICCYFGMATFEVPFSPLWLMAAQIAFFFVFEDMFHYWAHRALHWGPLYKNIHKLHHEFSAPIGLAAEYAHPLEVMILAQGTISGPFLYCLWRKDLHILTVYVWVTLRLFQAVDAHSGYDFPWSLRHFLPFWAGADHHDFHHMAFVNCFSTSFRWWDYSLGTDAKYHAYKERMAKAKAAERAAVEQAENARIEQEGVAAERVVLSYGKGKKQ; from the exons ATGGCCGCCGCATACGACGTCGCGATCGACTACGTCCAAAAGTTCGCGCCTGgcatcgccgagcagctcgtccgCTCCAATGCCACGGCTGCCCAGAACGCGCTGTACCCCGGCATCGACCTCAGCAGCCTCAGCTACTTTGAGCGCCTCTGGGCCGACTACTACATCTACATGGGCAACGCCATCCTTGCGACTGGTGTCATGAGCTTTGTCCTCcacgag GTGGTTTACTTTGGCCGCGCCATCCCCTGGCTCATCATCGACGCGCTGCCCTTCTTCCGCAAGTGGAAGATCCAGCAGAACAAGACGGTCTCGACTGAGCAGATCTGGAAGTGCACCAaggtcgtcctcctcacccaCTTCACCTGCGAGGCTCCCCTCATCTGGCTCTTCCACCCCATCTGCTGCTACTTTGGCATGGCCACGTTCGAGGTTCCCTTCTCGCCTCTGTGGCTCATGGCTGCGCAGatcgccttcttcttcgtcttTGAGGACATGTTCCACTACTGGGCTCACCGCGCCCTCCACTGGGGTCCCCTCTACAAGAACATCCACAAGCTTCACCACGAGTTCTCGGCCCCcatcggcctcgccgccgagtacGCCCACCCCCTCGAGGTCATGATTCTCGCCCAGGGCACCATCTCGGGCCCCTTCCTCTACTGCCTCTGGCGCAAGGACCTCCACATCCTCACTGTTTACGTCTGGGTCACCCTCCGTCTCTTCCAGGCCGTTGACGCCCACTCGGGCTACGACTTCCCCTGGTCGCTCCGCCACTTCCTCCCCTtctgggccggcgccgaccaccaCGACTTCCACCACATGGCCTTTGTCAACTGCTTCTCGACTTCCTTCCGCTGGTGGGACTACTCTctcggcaccgacgccaAGTACCACGCCTACAAGGAGCGCatggccaaggccaaggctgccgagcgtgccgccgtcgagcaggctgAGAACGCCCGCATCGAGCAGGAGGGtgttgccgccgagcgcgtcgtgctctcgtacggcaagggcaagaagcagTAG
- the dad4 gene encoding DASH complex subunit dad4, with protein sequence MQAMENPHEIEQAILLERIIGNVVKCNEAVAEMNLCIKDFIDSSTSVLIAAKLVDNYNDNAAYYLGKVDKLPEPV encoded by the exons atgcaGGCAATGGAGAACCCGCACGAGATCGAGCAGGCGATcctgctcgagcgcatcATCGGCAATGTA GTCAAGTGCAACGAGGCCGTTGCCGAGATGAACCTCTGCATCAAG GACTTTATCGATTCGTCCACGTCGGTGCTGATCGCCGCCAAACTCGTCGACAACTACAACGACAATGCGGCATACTacctcggcaaggtcgacaaGCTGCCCGAACCGGTGTAG
- the ARB_05372 gene encoding putative aldose 1-epimerase: MSFAALSASSAAPRSAAGLKVITIKAEGIEASFIPYGARLVSLRVPDRTGAWREVNEGYADPAQYHAEKGNAYFGAVVGRYANRMAHGRFSLGGKTFQVTNNDHGGQNALHGGVRGYDARDWAVEASTDTSVTFALGDDGFEGFPGKVLVHATYTVAKGTLRVALTALPLDEATPILLTTHAYFNLSSTLAPTVLDDVLHVPQGSRVVAVDGISVPTGEVLTVSGDHPLNYTAPRVVRDGAQGAKFCGEGGVGIDNCFVFDRPEAPNSASVGPAQVILASKATGIRLSVHTNQPAIQLYSGNGFDGSVETQLGKAEQYSSMAIEPQGWIDAVNHPEWGYNDVYSPARAQYVNISEYVFDTVPEGQEI, encoded by the exons ATGTCGTTCGCTGCTCTGTCCGCCTCctctgctgcgccgcgctccgccgccgggctCAAGGTCATCACCATCAAGGCGGAGGGCATCGAGGCGAGCTTCATCCcgtacggcgcgcgcctcgtctccCTCCGCGTGCCGGACCGCACTGGCGCCTGGCGCGAGGTGAACGAGGGGTACGCCGACCCGGCGCAGTACCACGCCGAGAAGGGCAACGCGTACTTTGGCGCCGTGGTGGGCCGGTACGCGAACCGCATGGCCCACGGCCGCTTCTCGCTCGGGGGCAAGACCTTCCAGGTCACCAACAACGACCACGGGGGACAGAACGCGctgcacggcggcgtgcgcgggtatgacgcgcgcgactgggccgtcgaggcgtcCACGGACACTAGCGTGACCTTTGCGCTTGGTGACGACGGGTTCGAGGGGTTCCCGGGCAAGGTT CTCGTGCACGCGACCTACACTGTGGCCAAGGGCACCCtccgcgtcgcgctcaccgcgctcccgctcgacgaggcgacgccgaTCCTGCTCACGACCCACGCGTACTTCAACCTGTCGAGCACGCTCGCCCCgaccgtgctcgacgacgtgctgcaCGTGCCGCAGGGcagccgcgtcgtcgctgtcgacggcATCTCGGTGCCCACGGGCGAGGTGCTCACGGTGTCGGGCGACCACCCGCTCAACTACACTGCTCCTCGGGtggtgcgcgacggcgcgcagggcgcCAAATTctgcggcgagggcggcgtcggcatcgacaACTGCTTCGTGTTCGACCGGCCCGAGGCGCCGAACTCGGCCTCCGTCGGCCCGGCACAGGTTATCCTGGCGTCCAAGGCGACTGGTATCCGCCTCAGCGTGCACACAAACCAGCCCGCGATCCAGCTCTACTCTGGTAACGGGTtcgacggcagcgtcgagaCCCAGCTCGGAAAGGCAGAGCAGTACAGCTCGATGGCTATCGAGCCACAGGGATG GATCGACGCCGTCAACCACCCCGAGTGGGGCTACAACGACGTCTACTCGCCCGCGCGTGCGCAGTATGTCAACATCTCCGAGTATGTCTTTGACACGGTGCCCGAGGGCCAGGAGATCTAG